A window of the Lolium perenne isolate Kyuss_39 chromosome 7, Kyuss_2.0, whole genome shotgun sequence genome harbors these coding sequences:
- the LOC127313757 gene encoding uncharacterized CRM domain-containing protein At3g25440, chloroplastic has protein sequence MASILPWLLLRCRQTLQPSATALFYLRFIASPLHNGPTTISPPRLGALPERSRAAAGFATAARIQSSARRGSTAVTLDTDGGFARFSVGDELRTTQPQGKKKKKMSKKSKVNQLKWFRLKAKKKMKSPNPEVRIRYKLDKAKRKEEWLIEKLRKYEAPWRGPAPVHDPEILTEEERFYLKRTGEKKNNYVPVGRRGVFGGVVLNMHLHWKRHETMKVVCKPCRPGQVYEYAEELARLSKGTVIDVKPDNTIIFYRGKNYVQPKVMSPPDTLSKQKALEKYRFEQSLEHTSKFIEQLEKELEDYQKHVELFKKREGAIAEEISDGDADVDDLTSSSDTE, from the exons ATGGCATCCATCCTGCCCTGGCTGCTCCTTCGCTGCCGACAGACTCTGCAGCCCTCCGCCACGGCTCTATTCTACCTACGGTTCATTGCCTCGCCTCTTCACAACGGTCCAACCACCATCAGTCCCCCACGCCTCGGCGCACTGCCCGAGCGTTCCCGTGCGGCTGCTGGATTCGCGACAGCTGCGCGGATACAGTCCTCGGCGAGGCGCGGGAGCACGGCGGTGACGCTGGACACGGACGGCGGCTTCGCGCGCTTCTCGGTCGGAGACGAACTGCGCACGACGCAGCcgcaggggaagaagaagaagaagatgtcgAAGAAGTCCAAGGTGAACCAGCTCAAGTGGTTCCGCCTCAAGgccaagaagaagatgaagtcgccCAACCCTGAGGTCCGGATCAGATACAAGCTCGACAAG GCGAAGAGGAAAGAGGAGTGGCTGATCGAGAAGCTCCGGAAGTACGAGGCGCCCTGGAGGGGTCCGGCGCCGGTCCATGACCCCGAGATTCTGACCGAGGAGGAGAGGTTTTACCTCAAGCGAACCGGGGAGAAGAAAAATAACTACGTCCCCGTCGGGAGGCGAGGGGTGTTCGGCGGCGTGGTCCTCAACATGCACCTCCACTGGAAGAGGCACGAGACCATGAAGGTGGTTTGCAAGCCCTGCCGGCCTGGCCAGGTGTACGAGTACGCCGAGGAGCTGGCCAGGCTCAGCAAGGGGACCGTCATCGATGTTAAACCGGATAATACGATTATCTTCTATCGTGGGAAAAATTATGTGCAACCGAAGGTTATGTCGCCTCCTGATACTCTGTCCAAGCAGAAG GCCTTGGAGAAATATAGGTTTGAACAATCTCTTGAACATACCAGTAAATTTATTGAGCAACTGGAGAAGGAGCTTGAAGATTACCAGAAGCATGTTGAGTTATTTAAGAAGCGTGAGGGGGCTATTGCTGAGGAGATCAGTGACGGAGACGCTGATGTTGATGATCTCACATCTAGCTCAGATACTGAATGA
- the LOC127312785 gene encoding probable tRNA-splicing endonuclease subunit Sen2: MAGPRWKKGKDGKDFSALAAASPMSSIVAELQSSLKRSTLLATLSSRGGDAVLAVNPQQATLLNRAAFGRSLENAGAEEHWFQLGAEEVFYLCHALKCVSVSKSEGEMGLSEGELWHHLCSASESFPEMYKAYAHLRSKNWVVRSGLQYGTDFVAYRHHPALVHSEFAVVVVLEGVEFGGRCGRLKVWSDLLCALRASGSVAKTLLVLTVSSSTCELRSPDCLELLVVHERTITRWIAQQCREQRFKPSREEANKEDQGHTRETVVLNYWGVILGFTVLSSLLVYKLRF; encoded by the coding sequence ATGGCGGGTCCGAGATGGAAAAAGGGCAAGGACGGCAAGGATTTCTCAGCTCTAGCAGCAGCTAGCCCCATGTCAAGCATTGTTGCCGAGCTGCAGTCTTCGCTGAAACGCTCTACGCTCTTGGCCACCTTATCTAGCCGTGGCGGGGACGCGGTTCTTGCAGTGAACCCACAGCAAGCTACGCTTCTGAACCGTGCCGCCTTTGGCCGGTCTTTGGAAAATGCTGGAGCAGAGGAACACTGGTTCCAGCTGGGCGCCGaggaggtcttctatctttgccaTGCTTTGAAGTGCGTCTCAGTCAGCAAGTCAGAGGGCGAGATGGGGTTGAGCGAAGGGGAGCTGTGGCATCACCTGTGCTCCGCGTCGGAGTCGTTTCCAGAGATGTACAAGGCGTACGCGCATCTCAGATCGAAGAACTGGGTGGTGCGGTCAGGTCTGCAGTACGGTACGGATTTTGTGGCTTACCGTCATCACCCAGCGCTCGTCCACTCAGagtttgctgttgttgttgttctggaagGAGTGGAGTTCGGCGGTAGGTGTGGCCGACTGAAGGTGTGGTCTGATCTACTGTGTGCGCTCCGAGCCTCTGGCAGCGTGGCCAAGACACTGCTGGTTCTGACCGTCTCCAGCAGTACCTGTGAACTGAGATCACCAGATTGTTTGGAACTACTGGTCGTTCATGAGAGGACAATTACAAGGTGGATAGCCCAGCAGTGCCGTGAGCAGCGATTTAAACCAAGCAGAGAAGAAGCAAATAAGGaagaccaaggtcacacaagagaaaCTGTAGTTTTAAACTATTGGGGTGTAATACTAGGCTTCACAGTTCTTTCCAGCTTACTTGTATACAAGCTGAGATTTTGA
- the LOC127313758 gene encoding uncharacterized protein has protein sequence MCIAAWIWQAHPQHQLLLLLNRDEFHSRPTKAVGWWGEGSIKILGGRDVLGGGTWMGSTKDGRLAFLTNVLEPDAIPGARTRGDLPLRFLQGTKGPLEVASEVANEADEYNGFNLILADLTSNVMVYVSNRPKGQPATIQLVSPGLHVLSNARLDSPWQKAIRLGKNFRELLRKHGDEEVVAKDVVERLMTDTIRADKDMLPNTGCDPDWEHGLSSIFIQVQTDEGLYGTRSTAVLSVNYDGEASLYEKYLESGIWKDHTVHYQIE, from the exons ATGTGTATCGCTGCATGGATTTGGCAGGCTCATCCTCAGCACCAGCTCCTCCTCCTGCTCAACAGAGATGAGTTTCATAGCAG GCCTACAAAGGCAGTAGGGTGGTGGGGGGAGGGCTCAATCAAGATTCTTGGGGGCAGGGATGTGCTTGGTGGAGGGACATGGATGGGGAGCACCAAAGATGGCAGGCTTGCCTTCCTGACTAATGTGCTCGAGCCTGATGCGATCCCTGGCGCACGAACTAGGGGAGACCTGCCCCTCAGGTTCCTGCAG GGCACCAAAGGCCCGCTTGAAGTTGCAAGTGAAGTGGCAAACGAAGCTGATGAGTACAATGGCTTCAACCTTATACTAGCTGATTTAACCAGCAATGTCATGGTTTATGTGTCAAACCGGCCAAAGGGGCAGCCTGCAACGATTCAACTCGTCTCACCAGGGCTCCATGTGCTCTCCAATGCAAGGCTAGACAGCCCTTGGCAGAAG GCGATTCGCCTTGGTAAAAACTTCAGGGAGCTTCTTAGAAAGCATGGTGATGAGGAAGTTGTAGCGAAGGACGTAGTTGAGAGGCTAATGACTGACACCATAAGAGCTGACAAGGATATGCTGCCAAACACCGGTTGTGATCCGGACTGGGAGCACGGTTTGAGCTCCATCTTCATCCAGGTGCAAACTGACGAA GGGCTTTACGGGACAAGAAGCACAGCAGTTCTTTCAGTGAACTACGATGGTGAAGCTAGCTTATACGAGAAGTACCTCGAGAGTGGTATATGGAAGGATCACACAGTGCATTACCAGATAGAGTAG